The following DNA comes from Polynucleobacter sp. MG-6-Vaara-E2.
GGACCTGAAATTACGCAATTCTGGGTATAAAGATGATGATCGTCCGCTAGACCCTACATGCGCTTGCTATACCTGCCAAAACTTCACTAGGTCCTACTTAAATCACCTCCAAAAAGCCAATGAGATTCTGGGGTCCCAACTCAACACAATTCACAACCTCTCGTATTACCTTCAGTTAATGACTGAAGTACGAGAGGCCTTAAGTAAGGATCGTTTTAGCGCCTATCGCGAGGAATTCCACACTAATCGCCAGCGTGGCGTGGAACCTGGGCAGGATTAATAGCCCCAGAGGGGGGAATAACCCCCTCAAACCACCTCTAAAGCCCCATAGCGTTTAGAATTGCGGGTTTACGGCTTTCTATTTAAAGCCTAAAAATGATGCAGTTTCCATTTGGTTATTAACGGAGGTTTTGTATGTGGATTAGTAATGCTTTTGCTCAGGCTCCAGCCGCGGGCGCAGATGCAGGTGGCTTGATGAGCTTCCTCCCCTTAATTTTGATGTTTGCAGTTTTGTACTTCATCATGATTCGCCCACAAATGAAGCGTCAAAAAGAAACTAAAGCGATGCTCTCAGCCTTGGCTGTTGGCGATGAAGTAGTCACTATTGGCGGCATCTTCGGAAAAGTAAGCGCCTTAAAAGATGATGTAGTCACTGTTGAAATTGCTGCCGGTACACAAGTGCAATTACAAAAAGGTGCAATCACCACTGTTTTGCCAAAAGGCACTCTGAAGTCTGCTTAATACGATTGTTTAAAAGTATCTCGATATGAATCGCTACCCTCTCTGGAAATATATTGTCATAGCCGTTGCATTACTTATTGGCGGACTTTACTCATTACCTAATTTCTACGGTGAGGCTCCAGCAGTTCAAGTCTCGTCCGCCAAACCAACCATCAAGGTTGATTTGGCGACTCAATCTCGTGTCGAAAAGATTTTGTCTGACGCCGACCTCAATAGCACCGGCATCTTTTTTGAGAGTGCTGGCAATGTAGGCTCCATCAAAATTCGCCTTAACAATACCGACATTCAATTGCGTGCACGCGATCTCCTGCAGCAAAAATTAAATGTTGATCAGAACGATCCTAATTTCACAGTTGCACTAAATCTTTTGTCCAATACACCGGGCTGGTTAAATGCGATTAACGCTTTACCAATGCCACTAGGTCTAGACTTACGTGGTGGCGTCTACTTCCTCTTGCAAGTTGATATGAAGGGTGCTGTTCAGAAGAAAGTCACCTCCTTGGCAACTGATATACGCAGTCAACTGCGTGATAAGAATATTCGCCATCAAGGCATTGATCGCAACCCAGAATCCATCTCTATTAATTTTGGCAGCAGCGATGAAGCTGAAGCGGCTCGCACACTTCTAAATACATCACAACCTGACCTTATTTGGCTAGTCAAAACTAGCGGTGGCTCAGCAAAACTATTTGGTGAGTTCAAACCAAAAGCCCTGAAAGACATTCAGGACAATGCAGTAAAACAAAACATCATTACCCTAAATAAGCGCGTGAATGAATTGGCAGTAAAAGAACCCGTCATTCAACAACAAGGTGCCGAGCGCATCGTTGTGCAATTGCCAGGCGTTCAAGATACAGCTCGTGCTAAAGACATTATTGGTCGCACCGCCACTCTAGAATCACGCCTTGCTGATCCACTGGTATCTACGATTGGTATTGGTGAAACACCTCCACCAGGCATGGACACATTCCGCTTTGGAGAGAATCGTTTAGGCGTATTCAAAAAGTCTGTGATTTTTAGTGGCGATCGCATTACTGATGCCAGCGCAGGCTTTGATCAAAACCAACGTCCTGCAGT
Coding sequences within:
- the yajC gene encoding preprotein translocase subunit YajC: MWISNAFAQAPAAGADAGGLMSFLPLILMFAVLYFIMIRPQMKRQKETKAMLSALAVGDEVVTIGGIFGKVSALKDDVVTVEIAAGTQVQLQKGAITTVLPKGTLKSA
- the secD gene encoding protein translocase subunit SecD, whose protein sequence is MNRYPLWKYIVIAVALLIGGLYSLPNFYGEAPAVQVSSAKPTIKVDLATQSRVEKILSDADLNSTGIFFESAGNVGSIKIRLNNTDIQLRARDLLQQKLNVDQNDPNFTVALNLLSNTPGWLNAINALPMPLGLDLRGGVYFLLQVDMKGAVQKKVTSLATDIRSQLRDKNIRHQGIDRNPESISINFGSSDEAEAARTLLNTSQPDLIWLVKTSGGSAKLFGEFKPKALKDIQDNAVKQNIITLNKRVNELAVKEPVIQQQGAERIVVQLPGVQDTARAKDIIGRTATLESRLADPLVSTIGIGETPPPGMDTFRFGENRLGVFKKSVIFSGDRITDASAGFDQNQRPAVNISLDAAGGRVMQEVTRENIGKPMGMILFEKGKGEVLTIATIQGEFGSKFQITGQPTTESANDLALLLRAGSLAAPMEIIEERTIGPSLGAENIEKGFKSLLIGFAAISIFMVAYYLLFGTFSVVALAVNLLLLISVLSMLQATLTLPGIAAMALALGMAIDSNVLINERIREELRNGSSPQTAIAVGFDKAWATILDSNVTTLIAGLALLAFGSGPIKGFAVVHCLGILTSMFSAVFFSRGLVNLWYGRHKKIQKLAIGQVWRPQEK